One part of the Streptomyces ferrugineus genome encodes these proteins:
- a CDS encoding EF-hand domain-containing protein: MSDKARKLFEALDLDSNGTLTRAEVIIALRTKGPSLAASGDLPFWGLGDEDASSALFDAADQNGDDMVTLEEFTAVVDRRFGWS; the protein is encoded by the coding sequence ATGAGTGACAAGGCCCGGAAGCTGTTCGAGGCGCTCGACCTCGACTCGAACGGGACCCTGACCCGCGCAGAGGTGATCATCGCCCTGCGCACGAAGGGCCCGTCCCTGGCCGCATCGGGGGATCTGCCGTTCTGGGGCCTGGGAGACGAGGACGCCTCCTCCGCACTGTTCGACGCCGCCGACCAGAACGGGGACGACATGGTGACCCTGGAGGAGTTCACGGCGGTGGTGGACCGCCGGTTCGGCTGGAGCTGA
- a CDS encoding FecCD family ABC transporter permease: protein MSHATRRRIGWTVAGTLLLFLAVLLSLALGSRHIPPSEVFDALLHGGNSANAQVVRALRVPRTVIGVLVGLALAVAGVVMQAITRNPIAEPGVLGVSQGAALGVVCAIAFLGVHTPSGYVWFAFAGAGLAAVAAYVVAGRGRDGASPVRLALAGAAMNAFIASVVSAIVTTDARALDEFRFWDVGSIGGRDGEVVTQTWPFVLVGLVLVAVMARGLDALALGDDVARGLGHRVALVRAVGALAATVLTGAAVAVAGPIAFTGLAVPHIARALVGADHRWVLALSALLGPTVILVSDVLGRVVFAPSEVPVAVMTALLGVPFLVALVRRKATVPA, encoded by the coding sequence ATGTCCCATGCCACCCGACGGCGCATCGGCTGGACGGTCGCCGGCACCCTCTTGCTGTTCCTCGCCGTCCTGCTCAGTCTCGCCCTCGGCAGCCGCCACATCCCCCCGTCCGAGGTGTTCGACGCCCTGCTGCACGGCGGCAACAGCGCCAACGCCCAGGTCGTACGCGCCCTGCGGGTGCCCCGCACGGTCATCGGTGTGCTGGTCGGGCTCGCGCTCGCGGTCGCCGGAGTGGTCATGCAGGCCATCACCCGCAACCCGATCGCCGAGCCCGGCGTCCTCGGGGTCAGCCAGGGCGCCGCGCTGGGTGTCGTGTGCGCGATCGCGTTCCTCGGGGTGCACACGCCCAGCGGGTACGTATGGTTCGCGTTCGCCGGTGCGGGGCTCGCCGCCGTGGCCGCGTACGTCGTGGCGGGCCGCGGGCGCGACGGCGCGTCGCCGGTCAGACTGGCGCTGGCCGGGGCCGCGATGAACGCCTTCATCGCCTCCGTGGTCTCCGCCATCGTCACGACCGACGCCCGCGCCCTCGACGAGTTCCGCTTCTGGGACGTCGGCTCGATCGGCGGCCGGGACGGCGAAGTCGTCACGCAGACCTGGCCGTTCGTGCTCGTGGGGCTGGTGCTGGTGGCCGTCATGGCGCGAGGTCTTGACGCCCTCGCCCTCGGCGACGACGTGGCCCGGGGACTCGGTCACCGGGTCGCGCTCGTGCGGGCCGTGGGTGCGCTCGCCGCGACCGTGCTGACCGGGGCCGCCGTCGCGGTCGCCGGTCCGATCGCGTTCACCGGGCTCGCCGTCCCGCACATCGCGCGGGCGCTGGTCGGCGCCGACCACCGGTGGGTGCTCGCCCTGTCCGCGCTGCTGGGCCCCACGGTGATCCTGGTGTCGGACGTGCTCGGCCGGGTCGTCTTCGCGCCCTCGGAAGTGCCGGTGGCCGTGATGACCGCGTTGCTCGGCGTGCCGTTCCTGGTCGCGCTGGTACGGAGAAAGGCGACGGTGCCGGCGTGA
- a CDS encoding aminoglycoside adenylyltransferase domain-containing protein — translation MTRTPADPHSVPAELRPYLREVVHRTRSVCGSHLVSVIAVGSVALGDYRHGRSDTDVTVVVDTPLPRGTLTELAAALTHPALPCPAAGLELVVYDEGFAARPSGEAGYLLDLNTGPLLPGKVSLDPAQSPAFWYVIDRSVAHQAGRVLHGRPAREVIAEPARAEVLAALRASVREHSAGEGHLADNRVLNGCRSVRYCRTGRWQAKRRAAQAVAAAEERYRPLLTAAVHSYERPRTAATTLPATDVRAFLDWVAAQVDETADSERTGQAPGG, via the coding sequence ATGACCCGGACCCCCGCGGACCCGCACTCCGTCCCCGCCGAACTCCGCCCGTACCTCCGGGAGGTCGTCCACCGCACGCGCTCCGTGTGCGGATCGCACCTGGTGAGCGTCATCGCGGTCGGCTCGGTCGCGCTCGGCGACTACCGGCACGGGCGCAGCGACACCGACGTGACGGTGGTCGTGGACACGCCCCTGCCTCGGGGAACGCTGACCGAGCTGGCCGCCGCGCTCACCCATCCCGCGCTGCCCTGCCCCGCGGCCGGACTGGAGCTGGTGGTCTACGACGAGGGCTTCGCGGCCAGGCCGTCCGGCGAGGCCGGGTACCTGCTGGACCTCAACACCGGACCGCTGCTGCCCGGCAAGGTCAGCCTCGACCCCGCTCAGTCCCCGGCGTTCTGGTACGTCATCGACCGTTCCGTCGCCCACCAGGCCGGGCGAGTGCTGCACGGCAGGCCGGCGCGGGAAGTGATCGCCGAACCCGCCCGCGCCGAGGTGCTCGCCGCGCTCCGCGCCTCCGTCCGTGAGCACAGCGCCGGCGAGGGACATCTGGCCGACAACCGGGTCCTCAACGGCTGCCGCTCGGTGCGGTACTGCCGCACGGGCCGCTGGCAGGCCAAGCGCCGGGCGGCGCAGGCGGTCGCTGCGGCCGAGGAACGCTACCGGCCGCTCCTGACGGCGGCGGTGCACAGCTACGAACGCCCCCGCACCGCCGCGACCACGCTGCCCGCCACCGACGTACGGGCCTTCCTGGACTGGGTCGCCGCACAGGTCGACGAGACGGCCGACAGCGAGCGCACGGGCCAAGCGCCCGGCGGGTGA
- a CDS encoding FecCD family ABC transporter permease: protein MTQSLERTAPAPRRPRPAGYTVLRVRDGSFLLHRRASAVALLLAVVLAVTVVVSLCIGEAYVSPTEVVRVLLGQPSPDELVVGTLRLPRLVTGLLVGAAFGVSGALIQTVARNSLASPDVIGVTHGAGAATVTAMTFGLTSYSVLPYVSVAGGLAAAAFVYVFAWRRGLHATRFVLVGIGVSIALGSLTRLFLTKGDYLVAQQAKVWLTGSLNGRGYDQAAPLALVLAVLVPALLWAAHAQRMVSLDDSTATALGVRLGPVRLGLTGLGVVLASVATGAAGPVDFVALLAPQIAHRLTRTAQIPLLSSALTGATIVVVADLLARRLFSPVELPVGVLTAAVGAPYLMWLIARTRRARQGT from the coding sequence GTGACCCAGTCCCTCGAACGAACCGCTCCCGCCCCGCGCCGGCCGCGCCCCGCCGGCTACACGGTTCTCCGCGTGCGGGACGGCAGCTTCCTGCTGCACCGCCGGGCGAGTGCCGTCGCGCTCCTGCTGGCCGTCGTGCTCGCGGTGACGGTCGTCGTGTCCCTCTGCATCGGCGAGGCGTACGTCTCTCCGACGGAGGTCGTGCGCGTGCTGCTCGGGCAGCCGAGCCCCGACGAACTCGTCGTCGGCACGCTCCGGTTGCCCCGGCTGGTGACCGGACTGCTGGTCGGTGCCGCCTTCGGCGTCTCCGGCGCGCTGATCCAGACCGTGGCCCGCAACTCCCTCGCCAGTCCGGACGTCATCGGCGTCACGCACGGCGCGGGCGCGGCGACGGTGACCGCGATGACGTTCGGGCTGACGTCGTACAGCGTGCTTCCGTACGTCTCGGTCGCGGGCGGGCTCGCGGCCGCCGCGTTCGTCTACGTCTTCGCCTGGCGGCGCGGTCTGCACGCCACGCGGTTCGTCCTCGTCGGCATCGGAGTGTCGATCGCGCTCGGTTCGCTGACCCGGCTGTTCCTCACCAAGGGCGACTATCTGGTGGCCCAGCAGGCCAAGGTGTGGCTGACCGGGTCGCTCAACGGCCGGGGCTACGACCAGGCCGCGCCGCTCGCGCTGGTCCTCGCGGTCCTGGTGCCGGCGCTGCTGTGGGCGGCGCACGCCCAGCGCATGGTCTCCCTGGACGACAGCACGGCGACCGCGCTGGGCGTGCGGCTCGGGCCGGTGCGGCTGGGGCTGACCGGGCTCGGTGTCGTCCTGGCGTCCGTGGCGACCGGGGCCGCCGGGCCGGTCGACTTCGTGGCGCTGCTCGCCCCGCAGATCGCCCACCGGCTGACCCGCACCGCCCAGATCCCGCTGCTGTCCTCCGCCCTGACCGGCGCCACGATCGTGGTCGTCGCGGACCTGCTGGCCCGCCGGCTGTTCTCGCCGGTCGAGCTGCCGGTGGGCGTGCTCACGGCAGCGGTCGGAGCGCCGTATCTGATGTGGCTGATTGCCCGCACCCGGCGTGCCCGGCAGGGAACCTGA
- a CDS encoding SpoIIE family protein phosphatase, with protein MTSASHRDARAHDAIGETPGRRTPPVGRAGVFQDLLPLALWVVDADGVLVQWSLAAQDLLGHTSEQMVGQDARRVLVPEGHLELADGLSRTVRTGAAVVARLPVRHRDGTVVDMELWHCPIADVRGRPGVLAIAAETSAVERMRDALAALEGLFTQSPVGLAMLGADLRFLRVNEALARMDGVPVAEHIGRRVTEVAPGTEALESMMRRVLDRGEAVVDHRHTGADAADPEQQRTWSCSYAPLLGAAGQRAGVIASLIDVTEGQRAHLEVERARRRLALLAEAGTQMGSTLDLARTAREVVRVLVPRLADSADVQLLEEAVAPDETAASAHGVVRRVAAAFTDPAAPADHLSVGMTQQVPPGSVYEQVIGAGRPMNLYLSDIGPLIPTPGADRLREYLRARVGCARLVPLVARGTVLGAVVVTRTRDREPFDDQDTLLIDELVARAALNIDNARMYSRERDAALTLQRSLMNPVLPTVSGLELTGRYLPAGDHEVGGDWFDAIALSGGRTALVIGDVMGHGIHAAAVMGQLRTAVRTLARRDTAPDQVLRALDAAVADLGDNEMATCLYAVHDPVAGHCLIARAGHPPPMIADGRGTIAFLDGPPGPPLGLGGQDCEVQRMVLPPRSLLVAYTDGLIETRGTDLDQGMRRLAQALRHPGHPLEEICDELLAHVMPETADDDVAVLLARAQPR; from the coding sequence ATGACCAGTGCGAGTCACCGCGATGCACGTGCCCACGACGCGATCGGCGAAACGCCTGGTCGGCGGACGCCCCCGGTGGGTCGTGCGGGGGTGTTCCAGGATCTGCTCCCGCTCGCGCTCTGGGTGGTGGACGCCGACGGGGTCCTGGTGCAGTGGTCGCTCGCCGCGCAGGACCTGCTCGGTCACACCTCCGAGCAGATGGTCGGCCAGGACGCCAGGCGCGTGCTCGTGCCCGAGGGGCACCTGGAGCTGGCCGACGGGCTGAGCCGGACGGTGCGGACGGGGGCGGCGGTGGTCGCGCGGCTGCCGGTCCGGCATCGCGACGGGACCGTGGTCGACATGGAGCTGTGGCACTGTCCGATCGCGGATGTGCGGGGCCGCCCCGGTGTGCTGGCCATCGCGGCGGAGACCTCGGCGGTGGAGCGGATGCGCGATGCGCTGGCCGCGCTGGAGGGCCTGTTCACGCAGTCCCCGGTCGGCCTGGCCATGCTCGGCGCCGATCTGCGGTTCCTCCGCGTCAACGAGGCGCTGGCCCGGATGGACGGGGTGCCCGTCGCGGAGCACATCGGCCGGCGGGTCACCGAGGTCGCCCCCGGCACCGAGGCCCTGGAGTCGATGATGCGGCGCGTCCTGGACCGCGGCGAGGCGGTGGTGGACCACCGTCACACCGGCGCCGACGCGGCCGACCCGGAACAGCAGCGGACCTGGTCCTGCTCCTACGCCCCCTTGCTCGGCGCCGCCGGGCAGCGGGCGGGGGTGATCGCCTCGCTGATCGACGTCACGGAGGGGCAGCGGGCCCATCTGGAGGTCGAGCGGGCGCGGCGGCGGCTGGCGCTGCTGGCGGAGGCGGGGACCCAGATGGGTTCCACCCTGGATCTGGCCCGGACGGCGCGGGAGGTGGTCCGTGTCCTGGTGCCCCGGCTCGCGGACTCCGCCGACGTCCAGCTGCTGGAGGAGGCGGTGGCCCCGGACGAGACCGCCGCGTCCGCGCACGGCGTGGTCCGCCGGGTCGCGGCCGCCTTCACGGATCCGGCCGCACCGGCCGACCACCTCTCGGTCGGCATGACCCAGCAGGTCCCGCCCGGCTCGGTGTACGAGCAGGTCATCGGCGCCGGGCGGCCCATGAACCTGTACCTGAGCGACATCGGCCCGCTGATCCCCACCCCCGGCGCCGACCGGCTGCGCGAGTATCTGCGGGCCCGCGTGGGCTGCGCCCGGCTGGTTCCGCTGGTGGCGCGGGGCACGGTGCTCGGCGCGGTGGTGGTGACCCGCACCCGCGACCGGGAGCCGTTCGACGACCAGGACACCCTGCTGATCGACGAGCTGGTCGCGCGGGCGGCGCTGAACATCGACAACGCGCGCATGTACAGCCGGGAGCGCGACGCGGCGCTGACCCTGCAGCGCAGCCTGATGAACCCCGTCCTGCCCACCGTCAGCGGCCTGGAGCTCACCGGGCGCTATCTGCCGGCCGGGGACCACGAGGTCGGCGGCGACTGGTTCGACGCCATCGCCCTGTCGGGCGGCCGGACCGCGCTGGTGATCGGGGACGTGATGGGGCACGGCATCCACGCGGCCGCCGTCATGGGTCAGCTGCGCACCGCCGTACGCACCCTGGCCCGCCGGGACACCGCGCCCGACCAGGTGCTGCGCGCTCTGGACGCCGCCGTGGCGGACCTGGGCGACAACGAGATGGCCACCTGCCTGTACGCCGTCCACGACCCGGTGGCCGGCCACTGCCTGATCGCGAGGGCGGGCCACCCGCCGCCCATGATCGCCGACGGACGGGGAACCATAGCCTTCCTGGACGGACCGCCGGGCCCGCCCCTGGGCCTGGGCGGGCAGGACTGCGAGGTCCAGCGCATGGTGCTGCCGCCGCGCAGCCTCCTGGTGGCCTACACCGACGGCCTGATCGAGACCCGGGGCACGGACCTGGACCAGGGCATGCGCCGGCTGGCCCAGGCGCTGCGGCATCCCGGGCATCCGCTGGAGGAGATCTGCGACGAGCTGCTCGCCCACGTCATGCCGGAGACGGCCGACGACGACGTGGCGGTGCTCCTCGCCCGCGCGCAGCCCCGCTGA
- a CDS encoding pyruvate carboxylase, which yields MFRKVLVANRGEIAIRAFRAGYELGARTVAVFPHEDRNSLHRLKADEAYEIGRPGHPVRAYLSVEEIVRAARRAGADAVYPGYGFLSENPDLARACEEAGITFVGPSAEILELTGNKARAVAAARAAGVPVLGSSAPSTNVDALVSAAEDIGFPVFVKAVAGGGGRGMRRVEDPAQLRESIEAASREAASAFGDPTVFLEKAVVEPRHIEVQILADGQGDVIHLFERDCSVQRRHQKVIELAPAPNLDPELRERICADAVRFARQIGYRNAGTVEFLLDRDGNHVFIEMNPRIQVEHTVTEEVTDVDLVQAQLRIAGGETLAGLGLSQETITLRGAALQCRITTEDPANGFRPDTGRISAYRSPGGSGIRLDGGTTHAGTEISAHFDSMLVKLTCRGRDFGAAVGRARRAVAEFRIRGVATNIPFLQAVLDDPDFQAGRVTTSFIERRPHLLTARHSADRGTKLLTYLADVTVNKPHGERPDLLDPLTKLPALPAGEPPAGSRQKLAELGPEGFASWLRASPTIGVTDTTFRDAHQSLLATRVRTKDMVAVAPVVARTLPQLLSLECWGGATYDVALRFLAEDPWERLAALREAAPNICLQMLLRGRNTVGYTPYPTEVTDAFVQEAAATGIDIFRIFDALNDVDQMRPAIEAVRETGTAVAEVALCYTSDLSDPSERLYTLDYYLRLAERIVAAGAHVLAVKDMAGLLRAPAAAKLVSALRREFDLPVHVHTHDTAGGQLATYLAAIQAGADAVDGAVASMAGTTSQPSLSAIVAATDHSERPTGLDLQAVGDLEPYWESVRKVYAPFEAGLASPTGRVYHHEIPGGQLSNLRTQAVALGLGDRFEDIEAMYAAADRMLGRLVKVTPSSKVVGDLALHLVGAGVSPQDFETEPDRFDIPDSVIGFLRGELGTPPGGWPEPFRSKALQGRAEAKPVQELSADDRAGLAKDRRATLNRLLFPAPTREFETHRDTYGDTSVLDSKDFFYGLRPGKEYAVDLERGVRLLIELQAVGDADERGLRTVMSTLNGQLRPIQVRDRAAASDVPVTEKADRANPGHVAAPFAGVVTLTVAEGDEVPAGATVATIEAMKMEASITAAKAGRVARLAINPIQQVEGGDLLVELA from the coding sequence ATGTTCCGCAAGGTGCTGGTCGCCAACCGCGGTGAGATCGCGATTCGCGCTTTCCGCGCAGGCTATGAGCTGGGCGCGCGCACCGTCGCCGTCTTCCCGCACGAGGACCGCAACTCCCTGCACCGGCTGAAGGCCGACGAGGCCTACGAGATCGGCCGGCCGGGACATCCGGTGCGGGCCTATCTCTCCGTGGAGGAGATAGTCCGTGCGGCGCGCCGTGCGGGAGCCGACGCCGTCTACCCGGGTTATGGATTCCTGTCCGAGAACCCCGACCTGGCCCGCGCCTGCGAGGAGGCGGGCATCACGTTCGTCGGGCCCAGCGCGGAGATCCTGGAGCTGACCGGGAACAAGGCCCGCGCCGTGGCCGCCGCACGCGCGGCCGGCGTACCCGTGCTGGGTTCCTCGGCGCCGTCCACCAACGTGGACGCACTCGTCAGCGCCGCCGAGGACATCGGCTTCCCCGTGTTCGTCAAGGCCGTCGCGGGCGGCGGCGGGCGCGGTATGCGCCGGGTCGAGGACCCCGCCCAGCTGCGCGAGTCCATCGAGGCGGCGTCGCGTGAGGCGGCCTCGGCGTTCGGCGACCCCACGGTGTTCCTGGAGAAGGCCGTCGTCGAGCCCCGCCACATCGAGGTGCAGATCCTCGCCGACGGACAGGGCGACGTCATCCACCTCTTCGAGCGGGACTGCTCGGTGCAGCGCCGCCACCAGAAGGTGATCGAGCTGGCGCCCGCGCCGAACCTCGACCCGGAGCTGCGCGAGCGGATCTGCGCCGACGCGGTGCGCTTCGCCCGGCAGATCGGCTACCGCAACGCCGGCACGGTGGAGTTCCTGCTGGACCGCGACGGCAACCACGTCTTCATCGAGATGAACCCGCGCATCCAGGTCGAGCACACGGTGACCGAGGAGGTCACCGACGTCGACCTGGTGCAGGCACAACTGCGCATCGCCGGCGGCGAGACCCTGGCCGGCCTGGGGCTGTCGCAGGAGACGATCACCCTGCGCGGCGCCGCGCTCCAGTGCCGCATCACCACCGAGGACCCGGCCAACGGCTTCCGCCCGGACACCGGCCGCATCAGCGCCTACCGCTCGCCGGGCGGCTCCGGCATCCGCCTCGACGGCGGAACGACCCACGCCGGTACGGAGATCAGCGCGCACTTCGACTCGATGCTGGTGAAGCTCACCTGCCGCGGCCGGGACTTCGGCGCCGCCGTGGGCCGCGCCCGGCGTGCCGTGGCCGAGTTCCGCATCCGCGGCGTGGCCACCAACATCCCCTTCCTGCAAGCGGTCCTCGACGACCCCGACTTCCAGGCCGGCCGGGTCACCACGTCGTTCATCGAGCGGCGCCCGCACCTGCTCACCGCCCGCCACTCCGCCGACCGCGGCACCAAGCTGCTCACCTACCTGGCCGACGTCACCGTGAACAAGCCGCACGGCGAACGGCCCGACCTGCTCGACCCGTTGACCAAGCTGCCCGCCCTGCCGGCCGGTGAGCCCCCGGCCGGGTCCCGGCAGAAGCTCGCCGAGCTGGGCCCCGAGGGCTTCGCGAGCTGGCTGCGCGCCTCGCCGACCATCGGCGTCACCGACACCACCTTCCGCGACGCCCACCAGTCGCTGCTCGCCACCCGGGTGCGCACCAAGGACATGGTCGCCGTGGCCCCGGTGGTGGCCCGCACCCTGCCCCAGCTGCTGTCCCTGGAGTGCTGGGGCGGCGCCACCTACGACGTGGCTCTGCGCTTCCTCGCCGAGGACCCGTGGGAGCGGCTGGCCGCCCTGCGGGAGGCGGCGCCGAACATCTGCCTCCAGATGCTGCTGCGCGGCCGCAACACCGTGGGCTACACGCCGTATCCCACCGAGGTGACCGACGCCTTCGTGCAGGAGGCGGCGGCCACCGGCATCGACATCTTCCGCATCTTCGACGCCCTCAACGACGTCGACCAGATGCGGCCCGCCATCGAGGCGGTACGGGAGACCGGGACGGCCGTCGCGGAGGTGGCCCTGTGCTACACCTCCGACCTGTCCGACCCGTCGGAGCGCCTGTACACCCTGGACTACTACCTGCGCCTGGCCGAGCGGATCGTGGCCGCGGGCGCCCATGTGCTGGCCGTCAAGGACATGGCGGGCCTGCTGCGGGCACCGGCCGCGGCGAAGCTGGTGTCGGCCCTGCGCCGGGAGTTCGACCTGCCGGTCCACGTGCACACCCACGACACCGCCGGCGGCCAGCTCGCCACCTACCTCGCCGCGATCCAGGCCGGCGCGGACGCGGTGGACGGGGCGGTGGCGTCCATGGCCGGTACGACCTCGCAGCCGTCCCTCTCGGCGATCGTGGCCGCCACCGACCACTCCGAGCGGCCCACCGGCCTCGACCTCCAGGCCGTCGGCGACCTGGAGCCGTACTGGGAGAGCGTCCGCAAGGTCTACGCCCCCTTCGAGGCGGGGCTCGCCTCCCCGACCGGCCGCGTCTACCACCACGAGATCCCCGGCGGACAGCTGTCCAACCTGCGTACCCAGGCGGTCGCGCTGGGCCTCGGCGACCGCTTCGAGGACATCGAGGCGATGTACGCCGCCGCCGACCGGATGCTCGGCCGCCTGGTGAAGGTCACCCCCTCGTCCAAGGTGGTCGGCGACCTGGCGCTGCACCTGGTGGGCGCCGGCGTGTCCCCGCAGGACTTCGAGACCGAGCCGGACCGGTTCGACATCCCCGACTCCGTTATCGGCTTCCTGCGCGGCGAGCTGGGCACCCCGCCCGGCGGCTGGCCCGAGCCGTTCCGCAGCAAGGCGCTGCAGGGCCGCGCCGAGGCGAAGCCGGTGCAGGAGCTGAGCGCCGACGACCGTGCGGGACTGGCCAAGGACCGGCGGGCGACGCTCAACCGGCTGCTGTTCCCGGCGCCGACGCGCGAGTTCGAGACGCACCGCGACACCTACGGCGACACCAGCGTGCTGGACAGCAAGGACTTCTTCTACGGGCTGCGCCCGGGCAAGGAGTACGCCGTCGACCTGGAGCGCGGGGTGCGGCTGCTGATCGAGCTGCAGGCCGTCGGCGACGCGGACGAGCGCGGTCTGCGCACCGTGATGTCCACCCTGAACGGCCAGTTGCGGCCCATCCAGGTCCGCGACCGGGCGGCCGCCTCGGACGTGCCGGTGACGGAGAAGGCCGACCGGGCCAACCCCGGCCACGTCGCGGCGCCGTTCGCCGGCGTGGTGACCCTCACCGTCGCCGAGGGGGACGAGGTGCCGGCCGGGGCCACGGTGGCCACGATCGAGGCGATGAAGATGGAGGCCTCGATTACCGCCGCGAAGGCCGGCCGGGTGGCCAGGCTGGCCATCAACCCCATCCAGCAGGTGGAGGGCGGCGACCTGCTCGTGGAACTCGCCTGA